From candidate division WOR-3 bacterium, the proteins below share one genomic window:
- a CDS encoding SAM-dependent DNA methyltransferase → MNADLRQKLARMTDILWAGGVVNPVTYIEQISYLIYLKMLDEEENRRELQARMVKNGGTKSLYPLQAKRFRWTEWRFKSGEPLRNFIRDQVFPYMASLVKEAPQISEYFRDAVLEVTDPNVLKQVIDIIDSIDFAKLGTDTKGDIFEYLLTHLGQSALNGQFRTPRQIRTMMVQMVDPDFGDTIYDPACGTGGFLIDAVEYILARYSENPVEVPIYGEEWLEERDQTIAEAKKEIPNLQTYRKGPGEKLPDWARLEASIYGTDVSRSIMRIAVMNLVLHGIRKAGVKRANSLSEMGGLTEDDLHRRYRVILSNPPFAGVLLKESIRKDLSTSSKKSELLFLALMMDALAPSGSCAVIVPDGLLFGSTIAHRELRKRLLKDFDLWAVVSLPAGVFKPYAGVKTGILVFHRPPESASRSSAVWFYEVSNDGFDPDKISGGVRPETPEKNDIPGLLKAWSQYKDSGFKTPPGIEANTVLKPGSDQPKCWWATHATIEDNDYNLAAGRYKPTVAEKPPDDDPRKLIKDVLAIEGDITKGLQKLLKDVEES, encoded by the coding sequence ATGAACGCTGACTTACGCCAGAAGCTTGCTCGCATGACAGACATCCTTTGGGCCGGCGGGGTCGTGAACCCGGTCACTTATATCGAGCAGATCTCCTATCTCATCTACCTGAAGATGCTGGACGAGGAGGAGAACCGGCGCGAGTTGCAGGCGCGGATGGTGAAGAATGGCGGTACCAAGTCGCTGTACCCGCTGCAGGCCAAGCGCTTCCGTTGGACAGAATGGCGGTTCAAGAGTGGCGAGCCACTGCGCAACTTCATCCGCGACCAAGTCTTCCCCTACATGGCCTCGCTGGTGAAAGAAGCCCCGCAGATCTCCGAGTACTTCCGCGACGCGGTGCTTGAAGTCACCGACCCCAACGTCCTAAAGCAGGTCATAGACATCATCGATTCCATCGACTTCGCGAAGCTCGGCACCGACACCAAGGGCGACATCTTCGAGTACTTGCTCACGCACCTCGGCCAGTCGGCCTTGAACGGCCAGTTCCGCACCCCGCGCCAGATTCGGACAATGATGGTGCAGATGGTTGACCCGGATTTCGGCGACACTATCTACGATCCGGCCTGCGGCACGGGCGGGTTCCTGATTGACGCGGTCGAATACATCCTCGCCCGCTACTCGGAGAACCCGGTCGAAGTCCCCATCTACGGCGAGGAATGGCTGGAAGAGCGAGACCAGACCATCGCCGAGGCGAAGAAAGAAATCCCGAACCTTCAGACCTATCGCAAAGGCCCGGGCGAGAAACTGCCCGACTGGGCGCGGCTCGAAGCATCCATCTACGGTACAGATGTTTCGCGCTCCATTATGCGCATCGCTGTGATGAATCTCGTCCTGCACGGCATCCGCAAAGCGGGAGTGAAGCGCGCCAACTCCCTATCTGAGATGGGCGGGCTGACCGAAGACGACCTGCACCGTAGGTATAGGGTCATCCTGTCCAATCCACCATTCGCTGGTGTCCTGCTCAAGGAGTCAATACGCAAAGACCTGTCAACCTCTTCCAAGAAGAGCGAGCTGCTTTTCCTCGCGCTCATGATGGACGCGCTTGCACCAAGCGGAAGTTGCGCCGTCATTGTGCCAGATGGTTTGCTCTTCGGTTCCACGATTGCACACAGAGAGCTCCGCAAGAGGCTGCTGAAGGACTTTGACCTGTGGGCCGTCGTCTCTCTGCCTGCTGGTGTGTTCAAACCCTACGCGGGCGTGAAGACTGGGATCCTCGTCTTTCACCGCCCTCCCGAATCCGCCAGTCGCAGTTCGGCGGTCTGGTTCTACGAGGTGTCCAATGACGGATTCGACCCCGACAAGATCTCCGGCGGCGTCCGGCCCGAAACGCCTGAAAAGAACGACATCCCCGGCCTTCTCAAGGCGTGGTCGCAGTACAAAGATTCCGGCTTCAAGACCCCGCCCGGCATTGAAGCCAATACTGTGCTCAAGCCCGGCTCTGACCAGCCCAAGTGCTGGTGGGCCACTCATGCAACCATCGAGGACAACGACTACAACTTGGCCGCTGGGAGATACAAGCCGACCGTTGCGGAGAAGCCGCCCGACGACGACCCGCGCAAGCTCATCAAAGACGTCCTCGCCATCGAGGGCGATATCACCAAGGGTCTGCAGAAGCTATTGAAGGACGTGGAGGAGTCCTGA